A window of the Linepithema humile isolate Giens D197 chromosome 4, Lhum_UNIL_v1.0, whole genome shotgun sequence genome harbors these coding sequences:
- the LOC136999345 gene encoding uncharacterized protein produces the protein MSAEPEKKMSETEKENTSPNAAISDAAAIAALREEMKAFKEQFTNNTPLPSGPPPLPLEPPLPPGPPPLPPRPPSLDPPPPPPPLDPPPPPSDPLPPPLPSPHQPSLSLLESNLSNLSNLPPYIINEIKIWQRQQQRQQWQQGGQFTRVLPPRWNRRRGGRGGGRGGNKTFHLHF, from the exons ATGTCCGCAGAGCCAgaaaaaa AAATGAGcgaaacagaaaaagaaaacacttCTCCCAATGCAGCGATTTCTGATGCTGCAGCAATCGCTGCATTGCGAGAAGAAATGAAGGCTTTCAAAGAACAGTTTACTAATAATACACCGTTGCCATCGGGACCACCGCCATTGCCACTGGAACCGCCGTTGCCACCGGGGCCACCGCCGCTGCCACCGAGGCCACCGTCTTTGgatccgccgccgccgccgccgcctttggatccgccgccgccgccttcGGATCCGCTTCCGCCGCCGCTACCGTCACCACACCAACCCTCATTATCGCTTTTGGAATCGAACTTATCCAACTTATCCAACTTACCACCATACATTATAAATG aaataaaaatttggcaGCGGCAGCAACAACGACAGCAGTGGCAGCAGGGAGGACAATTTACACGAGTGCTAc CACCACGATGGAATCGACGAAGAGGAGGCCGCGGTGGAGGTCGCGGTGGAAACAAAACGTTCCACCtccacttttaa
- the LOC136999492 gene encoding ATP-dependent DNA helicase pif1-like, protein MFQPWNKLEDLKNECDTYAESFHKVKLHLTEALKYHEKLEELQEAFEAAKQLVQECLDKAQKRESQDDPDNPIGVENIEAGEAMQDFKDLSDKNNIQEIDVSEMIGQLNMDQKRVFDRIITTIQSDNSILRLYVSGEGGTGKSFLIKTVTCWIKQNLEKDTAVSAPTGIAAFNIDGLTVHRLLQLPVEHGHTPKYRKLSDHVLPILRTKLKDVILFIIDEVSMISNLTFMYIHLRLCEIFDTSDCDDGWFGKKHILLLGDLLQLPPVREDFIFANFSKEKIDKYFGCLGVANLWTTLFNYDELTINMRQKGDGSYRELLSRVRIGLLTKSDSDILQKRKISFEGDSFESRLNELCNFINNMTSDTVCLLPTCHMCDVLNAAMLSRISSKEIVLVAEDTVKCSPYVKKKVLKVLENNDEDNSKTAGLSKRITIKIGAKVMIRRNIDATLGLVNGTIAQVISIVQDISTDRVESIKLLLPSGSEYLIQRVSVKFEVMDRVYVIREQFPLSLSYGITIHKSQGLSLQNAIMDIDNSVFSHGQIYVALSRLTSLDGLHLINFDPSSITASEEAIIEYNRLKRLNNAETKTISLVKERYRRIKDVLWAVPKIVNSIQESHEKESIFPKVLNEMHVNSLQLYVQNTIV, encoded by the exons ATGTTTCAACCGTGGAACAAATTAGAAGATCTTAAAAATGAATGTGATACTTATGCAGAATCATTTCACAAAGTAAAACTACATTTAACGGaagcattaaaatatcacgaaaaGCTAGAAGAATTGCAAGAAGCATTTGAAGCTGCTAAACAGTTAGTTCAAGAATGTTTAGATAAAGCACAAAAACGTGAATCACAGGATGATCCTGATAATCCGATAGgtgttgaaaatatagaagcgGGTGAAGCAATGCAAGACTTTAAAGATCTCAgtgataagaataatattcaagaaattGATGTCTCTGAAATGATAGGACAATTAAACATGGATCAGAAAAGAGTATTTGACAGAATCATTACCACTATACAGTCagataattcaatattgcGACTGTATGTTAGCGGAGAAGGTGGTACTGGAAAAAGCTTTTTAATCAAAACTGTTACATGTTGGATCAAACAAAATCTCGAAAAAGATACTGCTGTATCAGCACCTACTGGTATAGCAGCGTTTAATATAGACGGCTTGACAGTTCATAGATTGCTTCAATTACCTGTTGAACATGGTCATACTcctaaatatagaaaattgtcTGACCATGTGTTACCAATTCTGCGAACGAAGCTAAAggatgttattctttttataattgatgaagtatcaatgatatctaatttgacttttatgtacatacatcttCGATTGTGTGAAATATTTGACACAAGCGATTGCGACGATGGTTGGTTTGGAAAAAAGCATATTCTTTTGCTTGGAGATTTACTTCAATTACCTCCTGTACGTGAAGATTTTATCTTTGCAAACTTCTCAAaggaaaaaatagataaatatttcggTTGCTTAGGAGTTGCAAATTTGTGgacaacattatttaattatgatgaattaacaattaatatgcgTCAGAAAGGAGATGGATCTTACCGTGAATTGTTATCGAGAGTTCGTATTGGTTTACTAACAAAATCCGATTCTGACATTCtacaaaagagaaagatatctTTTGAGGGAGATTCCTTCGAGTCTAGATTAAAcgaattgtgtaattttattaataatatgacatCAGATACTGTTTGTTTGCTGCCTACTTGTCACATGTGTGATGTTTTAAACGCTGCAATGTTAAGTCGtatttcttcgaaagaaataGTATTAGTTGCTGAAGATACGGTCAAGTGTAGTccatatgtaaaaaagaaagtgtTAAAggtattggaaaataatgatgaggACAACTCTAAAACAGCTGGGCTTTCGAAAcgtattactataaaaattggaGCAAAAGTTATGATAAGACGTAACATAGATGCTACTTTAGGTCTTGTAAATGGCACGATTGCTCAAGTGATTTCAATTGTACAAGATATATCTACCGATCGCGTAGAAAGCATTAAACTTCTTTTACCATCAGGTTcggaatatttaattcaaagagTAAGTGTTAAATTTGAGGTAATGGATAGAGTGTATGTTATTAGAGAACAATTTCCATTGTCTCTGAGTTATGGAATTACTATTCATAAAAGCCAAGGATTGAGTTTGCAGAATGCTATTATGGATATAGATAATTCTGTATTTAGTCATGGTCAAATTTACGTTGCTTTGTCACGACTAACATCTTTAGATGggttacatttaattaattttgatcctTCATCTATAACAGCTAGTGAAGAAgctattattgaatataatcgattaaaacgATTAAACAATGCAGAAACAAAAACTATTTCTCTTGTAAAAGAGCGATATCGTAgaataaaagatgttttatGGGCAGTGCCAAAAATAGTTAATTCTATTCAAGAGTCACATGAGAAG GAGAGTATTTTTCCAAAAGTGTTAAACGAGATGCATGTGAATTCTTTACAGCTCTATGTACAAAATACGAtagtataa
- the LOC136999346 gene encoding uncharacterized protein, whose product MSETEKENTSPNAAISDAAAIAALREELKAFKQQFTNNTPLPSGPPPLPLEPPLPPGPPSLDPPPPPPPLDPPPPPLDPLPPPLTSPHQPSLSLLESNLSNLSNLPPYIINEIKIWQRQQQRQQWQLGGQFTRVLPPRWNRRRGSRGGGRGGNKTFHLHF is encoded by the exons ATGAGcgaaacagaaaaagaaaatacttcTCCCAATGCAGCGATTTCTGATGCTGCAGCAATCGCTGCATTGCGAGAAGAACTGAAGGCTTTCAAACAACAGTTTACTAATAATACACCGTTGCCATCGGGACCACCGCCATTGCCACTGGAACCGCCGTTGCCACCGGGGCCACCGTCTTTGgatccgccgccgccgccgccgcctttggatccgccgccgccgcctttGGATCCGCTTCCGCCGCCGCTAACGTCACCACACCAACCCTCATTATCGCTTTTGGAATCGAACTTATCCAACTTATCCAACTTACCACCATACATTATAAATG aaataaaaatttggcaGCGGCAGCAACAACGACAGCAGTGGCAGCTGGGAGGACAATTTACACGAGTGCTAc CACCACGATGGAATCGACGAAGAGGAAGCCGCGGTGGAGGTCGCGGTGGAAACAAAACGTTCCACCtccacttttaa
- the LOC105677934 gene encoding uncharacterized protein: protein MKENAWTEIATTLNTTLIECKNRWLRLRQRFSKERQLREQETRSGAQKPTRQKWVLFDSLNFLERHIPQRRGFSNVNCMKQSSSISETLLKNKHSMIIQKDEIFANDDSNHKTSASISGQYTLSKGISHTVPLVANEETSLSSTSSYRSQTPVAERSDLVSPPLSCFSGNQQRVFKKRKFDPVETAFHQMNHTLSTMAAEVCSQKKAVNDDTDVLIGKLVTAELQAAIEPRKSELKQKFMKLLYF from the exons ATGAAGGAAAATGCATGGACAGAAATTGCCACTACTTTGAACACTACAC TTATAGAGTGCAAGAATCGATGGCTACGTCTTCGCCAACGCTTCAGCAAAGAGAGGCAGCTGCGGGAGCAAGAGACGAGGAGTGGAGCTCAAAAACCTACAAGACAAAAATGGGTCTTGTTTGACAGTCTCAATTTCTTAGAGAGACATATACCTCAAAGAAG AGGCTTTTCTAATGTCAACTGTATGAAGCAATCAAGCAGTATCAGTGAGacattgttgaaaaataaacattcaaTGATCATTCAGAAAGATGAAATATTCGCCAATGACGACTCCAAT CACAAGACATCAGCTTCAATATCCGGCCAGTATACATTGTCGAAAGGAATAAGCCACACAGTGCCACTTGTAGCAAATGAAGAAACTTCATTG TCATCGACATCTTCATATCGTTCTCAAACACCTGTTGCGGAGAGATCGGATTTAGTCAGTCCACCACTCTCTTGCTTTTCGGGGAACCAGCAGAGAGTTTTTAAAAAGCGGAAGTTTGACCCGGTGGAAACAGCGTTCCATCAAATGAATCATACTTTAAGTACAATGGCAGCTGAAGTGTGTTCCCAGAAGAAAGCGGTAAACGACGATACAGATGTTCTAATAGGAAAACTCGTCACAGCAGAGCTTCAAGCGGCAATAGAACCGCGTAAAAGtgaattaaagcaaaaatttatgaaattactatacttttaa